A genome region from Williamwhitmania sp. includes the following:
- a CDS encoding class I SAM-dependent methyltransferase: protein MSKVDALRVCPVERAGGLDNWVRRWLQNPRKILAPYVSKGMVVLDMGCGPGFFSVEMAKMVGVSGEVIAVDLQEGMLNKVRRKIAGTQLEKRVTLHQCRRDSIGVTNLVDFVLAFYMVHEVPNPEALFRELKSILKPNGKMLIVEPKFHVSPEAFEVMVNQLENMGLEVLERPRVFFSRSVVVGVM from the coding sequence ATGAGCAAAGTAGATGCATTACGGGTTTGTCCTGTAGAAAGGGCTGGTGGACTCGATAATTGGGTGAGAAGATGGCTGCAAAATCCTCGAAAAATTTTGGCTCCCTACGTGAGCAAGGGAATGGTCGTTCTCGACATGGGTTGTGGTCCCGGTTTCTTTTCGGTGGAAATGGCCAAGATGGTGGGTGTGTCGGGGGAGGTAATTGCTGTTGATCTGCAGGAGGGAATGCTCAACAAGGTGAGGCGCAAAATTGCAGGCACCCAGCTGGAGAAGCGAGTTACACTTCATCAGTGTCGCCGTGATAGCATTGGCGTAACCAATCTTGTTGACTTTGTATTGGCCTTCTACATGGTGCATGAAGTTCCAAATCCGGAGGCACTGTTTAGGGAGTTGAAGTCAATTTTAAAGCCCAACGGTAAGATGCTGATTGTGGAACCAAAGTTCCATGTTTCGCCAGAGGCATTTGAGGTAATGGTGAATCAGTTGGAAAATATGGGCCTTGAGGTATTGGAACGACCTAGGGTTTTCTTTAGTAGGAGTGTGGTGGTTGGTGTAATGTAA
- a CDS encoding LytTR family DNA-binding domain-containing protein, with protein MVDFQRTIPGYLNQKENIVKLIIFTAAFALVFINIYAPFGVESWFAVTRLQLFFYSSLVILTGVLVVVISRVFMYHLCKHYSLNLIQFLIWILLEVFFMALFYAVYEKYILHETRLFETLLKVSIQNTALVLLIPYSVLWLYFSWKDKKLMLDQISQGQSFPNNSKNMVPFHDEKGVLQFSVKMESLLYLEASDNYVKVCYLNKEKIARYMLRNTLKKMEANFNGMELIRCHRSYMVNFDKVKVIRKDKDGLMLELDTLNAVDIPVSKTYVENVMKTFSRFSASLGR; from the coding sequence ATGGTAGACTTTCAGCGGACTATTCCTGGTTATCTAAACCAAAAAGAAAATATTGTTAAGCTGATCATCTTTACTGCAGCTTTCGCCCTTGTGTTTATCAATATTTACGCTCCTTTTGGTGTTGAAAGCTGGTTTGCGGTAACAAGGTTGCAGCTGTTTTTTTACTCTAGTTTGGTAATTCTTACCGGTGTGCTGGTTGTGGTGATTAGCCGCGTGTTCATGTATCACCTATGCAAGCACTATTCTCTCAACTTAATTCAATTCTTGATTTGGATTCTGCTGGAGGTGTTTTTCATGGCACTTTTCTACGCGGTGTACGAAAAGTATATACTCCATGAAACCCGATTGTTTGAAACGTTATTGAAGGTCTCTATTCAGAATACAGCATTGGTTTTGCTAATTCCGTATTCAGTTCTGTGGTTATACTTCTCCTGGAAAGATAAAAAGTTGATGCTTGACCAGATTTCACAAGGCCAATCATTCCCAAACAATTCGAAAAACATGGTTCCTTTTCATGATGAGAAGGGTGTGTTGCAATTTTCCGTAAAAATGGAGAGCCTGCTCTACCTCGAAGCTTCCGATAACTACGTGAAAGTTTGCTACTTGAATAAGGAGAAGATTGCACGCTATATGCTGCGTAATACCCTAAAGAAAATGGAGGCAAACTTTAATGGAATGGAACTTATCCGCTGCCATCGTTCATATATGGTCAACTTTGATAAGGTAAAGGTTATTCGCAAGGATAAGGACGGACTGATGCTTGAGTTGGATACCCTCAACGCCGTCGATATTCCTGTTTCGAAAACCTATGTGGAGAATGTTATGAAAACTTTCTCCCGATTTTCTGCTTCTCTCGGCCGGTAA
- a CDS encoding DUF6051 family protein translates to MDYTTLFNQLKTLPNCCDKKVVFPDSEHVVEWKQFSSPWRLNGGPKNDAMSQISRLLTQNSDNQISENQTFSYPMVFPNENRSFNRAIIMLHGLNERSWQKYWAWAVYLAKTNNVPVILFPISFHMNRAPQSWANARAMLPLLTKAKSLLPFIDNMTTYLNFALSVRLTEEPLRFFTSGHQSALDIVHLTEQLSLGHIAPFEKNTKVDIFAYSIGAFLAQVLLVANPYGLFNDSRFFLFCGGALFEDMQGTSKHILGKSAFARLSSYYLTEFEAEVRRETPLSKFILKDEMGQAFYAMLSANRNREMREMAFEKAADRLYAIGLKQDTVISSIGIQKAIGLRTNRKPRFEELDFPFPYTHEMPFPLASKGVSSSTLNGSFNQIFTKASAFLA, encoded by the coding sequence ATGGATTACACCACACTATTCAACCAGCTAAAAACGCTACCTAACTGCTGCGACAAAAAGGTGGTATTTCCCGATTCAGAACATGTGGTTGAATGGAAGCAGTTCAGCTCACCTTGGCGACTTAATGGTGGCCCCAAGAACGACGCCATGAGCCAGATATCCAGACTGCTAACTCAAAACAGCGATAACCAAATCTCCGAGAACCAAACCTTTTCGTATCCCATGGTATTCCCGAATGAGAATCGAAGTTTTAACAGAGCTATAATTATGCTGCATGGTTTAAACGAGCGCTCATGGCAAAAATATTGGGCTTGGGCTGTTTACCTCGCAAAGACAAACAATGTTCCTGTGATACTCTTCCCAATCTCCTTCCATATGAATAGGGCACCTCAATCCTGGGCTAATGCAAGAGCTATGCTTCCTCTCCTAACCAAGGCAAAATCATTACTGCCATTTATTGACAACATGACCACCTACCTCAACTTTGCCCTATCTGTAAGACTTACAGAGGAACCGTTGCGATTTTTCACTTCAGGTCACCAGAGTGCACTAGACATAGTGCATTTAACCGAGCAGCTTAGCCTTGGCCATATTGCTCCATTCGAAAAGAATACGAAGGTGGACATCTTTGCCTATTCCATCGGTGCCTTTCTAGCACAGGTTCTGCTGGTGGCAAATCCCTATGGTCTATTCAACGACTCCCGATTCTTCCTCTTCTGCGGTGGTGCTCTTTTTGAGGATATGCAAGGAACCTCGAAGCACATCTTGGGCAAAAGTGCATTTGCTCGCCTAAGCAGCTACTACTTAACTGAGTTTGAGGCGGAGGTGCGCAGGGAAACTCCTTTGTCTAAGTTTATTTTAAAGGATGAGATGGGGCAGGCGTTTTACGCAATGCTTTCAGCCAACAGAAACAGAGAGATGCGTGAAATGGCCTTTGAAAAAGCAGCCGATAGGCTTTATGCAATCGGCCTTAAGCAAGATACCGTGATATCCTCGATAGGAATACAAAAAGCAATAGGCCTTAGAACCAATCGAAAACCGAGATTTGAGGAGTTGGACTTTCCCTTCCCTTATACTCACGAGATGCCATTTCCATTAGCCTCCAAAGGGGTGTCTTCGTCAACTCTAAATGGTTCATTCAACCAAATATTTACGAAGGCATCAGCCTTCTTAGCATAA
- a CDS encoding RNA-binding protein produces MNIFVANLSFRVENDDLKKLFEEYGEVASAKVITDKFSGRSRGFGFVEMNDEAEGNKAIEELNGVELDGKVIAVSVARPREERPQGERRSFDRGEKRFGGNSGGGSSSYGDRRPKRY; encoded by the coding sequence ATGAACATTTTTGTTGCTAACTTGAGTTTCAGAGTTGAGAACGACGATCTGAAGAAATTATTCGAAGAGTATGGCGAAGTAGCTTCGGCCAAAGTTATTACTGATAAGTTTTCTGGTAGATCCAGAGGATTTGGCTTTGTTGAAATGAACGACGAGGCTGAAGGAAATAAGGCTATCGAAGAGCTGAACGGTGTTGAGCTTGATGGCAAAGTAATTGCAGTTTCTGTGGCTAGACCAAGAGAAGAGAGACCTCAGGGCGAAAGAAGATCTTTCGACAGAGGTGAAAAAAGGTTTGGTGGCAACAGTGGTGGAGGTTCTTCATCATATGGTGACAGAAGACCAAAGAGATACTAG